The following proteins come from a genomic window of Endomicrobiales bacterium:
- a CDS encoding OB-fold nucleic acid binding domain-containing protein gives MSKKTIESLIKAGALDTFGSDYKTLRAELFAKIEDSIDALGSKKDDISSGQGFLFEAGEVTLKPSVTQNAQAWSEHNALSYEKEVLGFYLSGHPLANHMQDIVAYSHFRLDKIPTPTADPRTAPLTRVAGIITSVKKLATKQGKEPYARFKLEDPYGEIEVVAFPKSYARLMKYITPNNLVVVKGKLAGDELQPELLLEDIKTLKEAKVLYTPNSGALHIKLSSAGLEDEMLEKVSEILKKYPGKSKVVFDIDTPGHGSYTVETDFSVTPEANFFKAIEKALGPECWQFQRSK, from the coding sequence GTGAGTAAAAAAACTATAGAGTCGCTTATAAAAGCCGGCGCCCTTGATACTTTTGGCAGTGATTATAAGACATTGCGCGCGGAGCTATTTGCAAAAATTGAGGACTCAATAGATGCACTTGGCAGTAAAAAAGATGATATTTCATCTGGTCAGGGTTTTTTGTTTGAAGCAGGCGAGGTTACCCTTAAACCGTCAGTTACGCAAAATGCTCAAGCTTGGTCTGAGCATAACGCGCTTTCATACGAAAAAGAGGTGCTTGGGTTTTATCTTTCAGGCCATCCTTTGGCAAACCATATGCAAGACATAGTTGCATACTCGCATTTTCGTTTAGACAAAATACCCACACCAACTGCCGACCCCAGAACAGCTCCATTAACTCGTGTTGCCGGAATTATAACTTCGGTTAAAAAACTTGCAACCAAACAGGGTAAAGAACCCTATGCTCGTTTTAAACTTGAAGACCCTTATGGTGAAATAGAGGTTGTGGCATTCCCAAAAAGTTACGCAAGATTAATGAAGTATATAACACCTAATAATTTAGTTGTTGTAAAAGGTAAACTTGCCGGCGATGAGTTACAACCAGAGTTGCTTTTAGAAGATATTAAAACACTTAAAGAGGCGAAAGTGCTATATACTCCAAACTCCGGAGCGTTACATATTAAGCTTTCAAGTGCAGGGCTTGAGGATGAGATGCTTGAAAAAGTTTCAGAAATATTGAAAAAATACCCAGGGAAGTCAAAAGTTGTTTTTGACATAGATACCCCGGGACATGGCAGTTATACGGTTGAAACCGATTTTTCGGTTACACCAGAGGCAAATTTCTTTAAAGCAATAGAGAAAGCACTTGGCCCTGAGTGTTGGCAATTTCAAAGAAGCAAGTGA
- the dnaE gene encoding DNA polymerase III subunit alpha: protein MTHSEFVHLHNHTEYSLLDGACKIVDDQGKPAELLRIISHQFKMPALAITDHGNMYGAIEFYRACHEVGVKPIIGCELYVANGSRFKKEKSDRNYFHLTLLAKNNEGYKNLMKLSSLGFLEGFYHKPRVDKELLAKYSSGLIALSGCLLGEVAQSLLADNKKNALKIASEYSDIFGKENFYIELMDNGIDEQKKIIPGLLEIAKVTGLSPVATNDCHFLRKEDSFDHDVLLCIGTNSELTDENRMKFSTNQFYYRSPQEMTELFSFEPRAIKSTMEIADKVALEIKFDQILLPHYPLEKNETPDIYLEKLCQEGLKTRYLQPTAVHQERLKYELSVINKMNFASYFLIVWDFINYAKQNGIPVGPGRGSGAGSIVSYTLGITDICPIKYGLLFERFLNPDRRSMPDLDIDFADTGRERVIEYVRNKYGQRNCAQIITFGSMQARLVIRDVARVMGFTPAESNKIAKLIPFGANIFAATQSVPEIKALISSDQKIKKLFETAKKLEGLKRHTGVHAAGMIIAKEEITNYAPLAVKSEKNSENEKNIVVTSQYNDESMLALGLLKVDFLGLRTLTIIDDTIKLLKQSKEPNFSWQNVSLDDTKTFRLFHEAKTMGVFQLESRGMRDLMYKLKPTNINDIIALISLYRPGPMGAGMLDDFVSRKHGKTAVVYDHPMLEPILKDTYGIILYQEQVMRIARDVAGFSAGQADTLRKAMGKKIPDVIEKQRENFINGAKSNNITPKLGEKLFEQIMHFGGYGFNKSHAAAYGIIAYRTAYLKANYPLEYMTAVLNSEIGRSAVSNEEENKLVGYLRDAESLRIEILPPDIQASDVRFSTENGKIRFGLLAIKNVGEAACLDIISERNTNGAFKSWTILYQGLAQVL from the coding sequence ATGACTCATAGTGAATTTGTTCACCTTCATAATCATACCGAGTACTCCCTTTTAGATGGAGCATGCAAAATAGTTGACGATCAAGGCAAACCTGCCGAACTTTTACGCATAATTTCTCATCAATTTAAAATGCCGGCTCTTGCGATTACCGACCACGGTAATATGTATGGCGCTATTGAATTTTACCGTGCCTGCCACGAAGTTGGCGTAAAGCCAATTATCGGCTGTGAACTTTATGTGGCAAATGGTTCGCGTTTTAAAAAAGAAAAATCCGACAGAAATTACTTTCATCTCACATTGCTTGCAAAAAACAATGAGGGCTATAAAAACCTAATGAAACTTTCGTCGTTGGGTTTTTTGGAAGGTTTTTATCATAAGCCAAGAGTAGATAAAGAATTGCTTGCAAAATACTCAAGCGGACTTATAGCTCTTTCGGGTTGTTTGCTTGGCGAGGTGGCTCAATCTCTATTGGCAGATAACAAAAAAAATGCGCTAAAAATTGCTTCTGAGTATAGTGATATTTTTGGAAAAGAGAATTTTTATATTGAGCTTATGGACAATGGCATTGATGAGCAAAAAAAAATAATACCCGGCTTACTTGAAATAGCAAAGGTGACTGGTCTTTCTCCTGTTGCAACCAATGACTGCCACTTTTTAAGAAAAGAAGATTCTTTTGATCACGATGTGTTGCTTTGTATTGGCACCAACAGTGAGCTAACCGATGAAAACCGTATGAAGTTTTCAACAAACCAGTTTTATTACCGTAGCCCGCAGGAAATGACTGAGCTTTTTTCATTTGAACCGCGAGCTATTAAAAGCACTATGGAAATTGCAGATAAAGTAGCCCTTGAAATAAAGTTTGACCAAATTCTCTTGCCTCATTATCCGCTTGAGAAAAATGAAACACCAGATATTTATTTAGAAAAACTTTGCCAGGAAGGCTTAAAAACCCGTTATTTGCAACCAACGGCGGTACATCAAGAACGTCTAAAGTATGAGTTAAGTGTAATTAATAAAATGAACTTTGCCTCTTACTTTTTAATTGTTTGGGACTTTATAAATTACGCAAAACAAAATGGTATCCCAGTTGGTCCCGGCCGTGGTTCTGGTGCTGGTTCAATTGTCTCATACACACTTGGCATAACCGACATTTGCCCTATTAAATACGGTCTTTTGTTTGAAAGGTTTTTAAACCCCGACAGGCGTTCTATGCCCGACTTAGATATCGATTTTGCCGACACAGGCCGCGAACGCGTAATTGAATATGTACGCAATAAATATGGGCAAAGGAACTGCGCGCAAATAATTACATTTGGCTCTATGCAGGCGCGCCTTGTAATTAGAGATGTTGCGCGAGTTATGGGTTTTACGCCAGCCGAATCAAACAAAATAGCTAAACTTATTCCTTTTGGTGCCAACATATTTGCCGCAACGCAGAGTGTTCCTGAAATAAAAGCCTTAATAAGTTCAGACCAAAAAATAAAAAAGTTGTTTGAAACCGCAAAAAAACTTGAAGGGTTGAAACGCCATACTGGAGTTCATGCCGCTGGTATGATAATTGCCAAAGAAGAAATAACAAACTATGCGCCACTTGCCGTTAAAAGTGAAAAAAATTCTGAAAATGAAAAAAATATAGTTGTAACTTCTCAATATAACGATGAATCTATGCTTGCGCTTGGTTTGCTAAAGGTTGACTTTCTTGGTCTGCGTACACTTACAATTATTGATGACACAATAAAATTGCTAAAGCAATCTAAAGAACCAAACTTTTCATGGCAGAATGTTTCTTTAGACGACACTAAAACATTCCGTCTTTTCCACGAAGCAAAAACAATGGGTGTGTTCCAGTTAGAATCGCGCGGTATGCGTGACCTGATGTACAAGCTAAAACCTACAAATATAAACGATATAATCGCACTAATATCGCTTTACAGGCCTGGCCCTATGGGTGCAGGTATGCTTGATGACTTTGTTTCAAGAAAGCATGGCAAAACTGCTGTGGTTTATGACCACCCTATGTTAGAGCCTATTCTTAAAGACACCTATGGTATTATTCTTTATCAAGAGCAGGTTATGCGCATTGCTCGTGATGTTGCGGGTTTCAGTGCTGGTCAGGCAGATACGCTGCGCAAGGCAATGGGCAAGAAAATTCCTGATGTTATAGAAAAACAAAGGGAAAATTTTATAAACGGTGCCAAAAGCAACAACATTACACCAAAACTTGGGGAAAAACTTTTTGAGCAAATTATGCACTTTGGCGGCTATGGTTTTAACAAATCGCACGCGGCCGCTTACGGCATTATCGCTTACCGTACGGCATACCTAAAAGCCAACTATCCGCTTGAATATATGACTGCTGTTTTAAACTCCGAAATTGGCCGCTCGGCTGTTTCAAACGAAGAAGAAAATAAACTTGTCGGGTATTTGCGCGATGCTGAGTCACTTCGCATAGAAATACTTCCTCCTGACATTCAAGCATCAGATGTCAGGTTTAGTACGGAAAATGGAAAAATAAGGTTTGGTTTACTTGCAATAAAAAATGTTGGTGAGGCGGCTTGTTTGGATATTATTTCAGAGCGCAACACAAATGGAGCATTCAAAAGTTGGACGATTTTATATCAAGGGTTGGCGCAAGTGCTGTGA
- a CDS encoding DUF1646 domain-containing protein, with the protein MLEAGLFLIVVAVLVLPITLHFVERNLEIFLFAMGLLAMSISHFFGPSPLWSFHIIEQAFVEPIVITLVVLVVGFILHFYSSKITHFIVKYEAKFGAKLFAFLIVVLLGIFSSLITAIMAAILLVEIVSVLKYNRDFEVKLIVLGCFSIGLGAALTPVGEPLSTIVVAKLRGVPYNADFFFLLKAIGVYVIPTIVAIGAFVFFLKPVKGRGLHDKDEGKEKINEVFYRSIKVYVFIMALIFLGTGFKPIVDMYIVKMSDMLIYWINTLSAVVDNATLAAAEISPQMKMHQIVSALMGLLIAGGMLIPGNIPNIIAAGRLKITSKEWARFGLPFGFAVMIIYFAVLFVF; encoded by the coding sequence ATGCTTGAAGCGGGTTTATTTTTAATTGTAGTTGCTGTTTTGGTATTACCAATAACACTGCATTTTGTTGAGCGCAATCTTGAGATATTTTTATTTGCTATGGGGTTGCTTGCGATGAGCATATCTCATTTTTTTGGCCCAAGCCCATTGTGGTCTTTTCATATTATAGAGCAGGCCTTTGTGGAACCAATAGTAATCACACTTGTTGTTTTAGTTGTAGGGTTTATATTACATTTTTACTCAAGTAAAATAACTCATTTTATTGTTAAGTATGAAGCTAAATTTGGCGCAAAACTTTTTGCTTTTTTAATAGTTGTTTTACTTGGAATATTTTCAAGTTTAATTACAGCTATAATGGCGGCAATATTGCTTGTAGAAATAGTCAGTGTTTTAAAATACAACAGGGACTTTGAGGTAAAACTTATAGTACTTGGCTGTTTTTCTATCGGGCTTGGTGCTGCTTTAACACCGGTTGGTGAGCCGCTTTCGACTATTGTTGTTGCAAAGTTGAGAGGTGTTCCTTACAATGCCGATTTCTTTTTTCTGCTTAAGGCAATTGGAGTTTATGTAATACCCACAATAGTTGCAATTGGCGCTTTTGTTTTCTTTTTAAAACCAGTTAAAGGTCGTGGTTTGCATGATAAAGATGAGGGGAAAGAAAAGATAAATGAGGTGTTTTACAGGTCAATTAAAGTTTATGTTTTTATAATGGCTTTAATATTTCTTGGCACTGGTTTTAAACCAATAGTTGATATGTATATTGTAAAAATGTCTGATATGCTGATTTACTGGATAAATACGCTTTCTGCTGTTGTGGATAATGCCACACTTGCCGCTGCAGAAATAAGCCCACAAATGAAAATGCATCAAATTGTATCAGCACTTATGGGATTGCTGATTGCTGGTGGTATGCTCATCCCTGGTAATATACCAAATATTATCGCTGCTGGCCGCTTAAAAATAACAAGCAAAGAGTGGGCAAGGTTTGGTTTACCATTTGGTTTTGCAGTAATGATAATATACTTTGCTGTTCTTTTTGTTTTTTAA
- a CDS encoding methylenetetrahydrofolate reductase → MKFCEKLNTKKFVITAELFPVKGVDTTDLMAKAEKIGHLVDGINITDNQRASMRLGSLAVSALLKQKGYQPIMQMTCRDRNRIALQSDLMSAYALGIENVLILSGDHPSVGEYSDAKPVYDLDPVQLLSAAKLLESGVDLAGKKLKGAPSFCLGAVVNPTSTPLELQLISFEKKVAAGAQFFQTQTIFDVNGFKDFLNKISHTPAKILAGVTLIKSLKFLEFLKALPGVNIPVETIERMQKAKDPLQEGIEICAQTITELSKFADGVHIMAIGAEELIPEILKRSKII, encoded by the coding sequence ATGAAATTTTGTGAAAAACTAAATACAAAAAAATTTGTTATTACCGCCGAGCTTTTTCCGGTAAAGGGTGTTGACACAACAGATTTGATGGCAAAAGCCGAAAAAATTGGACATCTTGTAGATGGTATAAATATAACCGATAATCAACGCGCCTCAATGCGCCTTGGCTCATTGGCGGTATCTGCGTTATTAAAACAAAAAGGCTATCAGCCAATAATGCAAATGACTTGCCGCGATAGAAATAGAATTGCTCTTCAATCCGACTTAATGAGTGCCTATGCTCTTGGCATAGAAAATGTTTTGATACTTAGCGGCGACCATCCTTCTGTTGGTGAATACAGCGATGCAAAACCTGTTTATGACTTAGACCCAGTTCAGCTTTTATCGGCGGCAAAGCTTCTTGAGTCAGGTGTTGATCTTGCCGGTAAAAAATTAAAAGGAGCTCCGAGCTTTTGCCTTGGCGCTGTAGTAAATCCAACATCAACTCCATTGGAACTTCAACTTATAAGTTTTGAAAAAAAGGTTGCAGCGGGAGCTCAGTTTTTTCAAACCCAAACAATTTTTGATGTAAATGGTTTTAAGGATTTTTTAAATAAAATCTCTCATACGCCCGCAAAAATTCTTGCCGGAGTAACATTAATAAAATCGCTTAAGTTCCTTGAGTTTTTAAAAGCCCTACCTGGTGTTAACATACCAGTTGAGACAATTGAAAGAATGCAAAAAGCAAAAGACCCATTGCAGGAAGGAATAGAAATTTGCGCGCAAACAATTACTGAACTTTCAAAGTTTGCCGATGGTGTACATATAATGGCAATAGGTGCCGAAGAGCTTATACCTGAGATATTAAAGCGCAGTAAGATTATTTAA
- a CDS encoding methylenetetrahydrofolate reductase C-terminal domain-containing protein → MIITTKKPIKELVDKLKNTGHIYLVGCNACAAKCQTGGQEQINLATKELQSYGLSVCGSFVLDSACDARLAKRDLCKDPNFTNAGAVLVFACGGGVQTVGLLTEKIVLPALDSVFVGALARLNTYNEYCVLCGTCILDKTFGICPISRCAKSLLNGPCGGVVDGKCEIDPQKDCAWYLIYQKASKVEGGLLALKSIYSVRSNNKTKKNNKLKEV, encoded by the coding sequence ATGATAATAACAACAAAGAAGCCAATTAAAGAACTTGTAGATAAGTTAAAGAATACTGGGCATATTTACCTTGTCGGTTGCAACGCTTGTGCCGCAAAGTGTCAAACCGGCGGTCAAGAGCAAATAAATTTAGCAACCAAAGAGCTTCAAAGTTATGGTTTAAGTGTTTGTGGTTCTTTTGTGCTTGATAGTGCTTGTGATGCCCGCCTTGCAAAAAGAGATTTGTGTAAAGATCCAAATTTTACCAATGCAGGCGCGGTTTTAGTTTTTGCCTGCGGCGGCGGGGTACAAACAGTTGGTTTGCTAACTGAAAAAATAGTTTTGCCGGCTCTTGACTCGGTTTTTGTTGGAGCTTTAGCGCGGCTGAATACTTATAACGAATATTGTGTACTTTGTGGTACTTGCATATTAGATAAAACATTTGGTATTTGCCCAATTTCCCGTTGTGCTAAATCATTGCTTAATGGCCCATGTGGTGGTGTTGTAGATGGTAAATGTGAAATAGATCCTCAGAAAGATTGCGCATGGTACCTTATTTATCAAAAGGCAAGCAAAGTTGAGGGCGGCCTTTTAGCATTAAAGAGTATCTACTCCGTGCGCTCAAATAATAAAACAAAAAAAAATAATAAATTAAAGGAAGTTTAG
- the pth gene encoding aminoacyl-tRNA hydrolase produces MTQIKAIVGLGNPGAKYEKTRHNIGFVVLDLFAQKNNLSWQDWFDVAQVARLGSIVLIKPVTFMNNSGLAVKKVLKDFSLTPSELLVLTDDFAINLGNIRFRSCGSAGGHNGLSSIIDHLSTTEFSRLRIGIGPLPLNCDPVDFVLGKFMQSEYENLHKVAEISCKTIECSIEFGTQKAANLLSQLLNDNNNKEAN; encoded by the coding sequence ATGACACAAATAAAGGCCATTGTTGGCTTGGGCAACCCTGGTGCTAAGTACGAAAAAACAAGGCACAACATCGGCTTTGTGGTTTTAGATTTATTTGCTCAAAAAAATAACCTTAGCTGGCAAGATTGGTTTGATGTTGCACAAGTGGCAAGGCTTGGCTCTATTGTTTTAATAAAGCCAGTTACTTTTATGAACAACTCAGGACTTGCTGTAAAAAAAGTCCTAAAAGATTTTTCTTTAACTCCAAGTGAGTTGCTTGTGTTAACTGACGATTTTGCAATTAACCTTGGCAACATAAGGTTTCGTTCTTGCGGTTCTGCTGGCGGGCATAACGGTCTTTCTTCTATAATTGATCATCTTTCCACAACAGAGTTTAGCCGTTTACGAATTGGCATTGGTCCTTTACCGCTAAACTGTGACCCTGTTGATTTTGTGCTTGGCAAATTTATGCAATCGGAGTATGAGAATTTGCATAAGGTCGCAGAAATTTCCTGTAAAACCATTGAATGCTCCATTGAATTCGGCACACAAAAAGCTGCTAACCTTTTATCCCAACTATTAAATGATAATAACAACAAAGAAGCCAATTAA
- a CDS encoding 50S ribosomal protein L25, translating into MNEVLLEAQVREVGTKHKIAEIRNQGGIPCVVYGVGEKNIVITINAKSFDKLLHSGAGRNTIINLKIGSISKTAIVKEIQRDMLTQTPIHVDFHAISLQKKIEVSVPVHVIGIATGVKLSGGVMEHVLREIKVSCLPTEIPKSINVDVSALEIGQSITVKDLPEMKGVDLLEDASGILVNIVAPTILEEKPVESVAGVPEPEVITKGKKDETAEGAATVDDKGKKPAETPAKK; encoded by the coding sequence ATGAATGAAGTTTTGCTTGAAGCTCAAGTGAGAGAAGTAGGCACAAAACACAAAATTGCGGAAATTAGAAACCAGGGCGGTATCCCATGTGTTGTTTATGGAGTAGGTGAAAAAAACATTGTTATCACAATAAATGCAAAAAGTTTTGATAAACTTTTGCACTCTGGCGCTGGTAGAAATACAATTATCAATTTGAAAATAGGTTCAATAAGCAAAACTGCGATTGTAAAAGAAATTCAACGCGATATGCTTACACAAACGCCAATTCATGTAGATTTCCATGCAATCTCTCTGCAGAAAAAAATTGAAGTTAGTGTTCCTGTGCATGTTATAGGCATTGCTACGGGTGTTAAGCTTTCAGGTGGAGTTATGGAACATGTATTGCGTGAAATTAAGGTTAGCTGTTTACCAACAGAAATACCAAAGTCAATAAATGTAGATGTTTCTGCCTTGGAAATTGGGCAGTCTATTACTGTTAAAGATCTTCCTGAAATGAAAGGTGTTGATTTACTTGAAGATGCAAGCGGTATATTGGTTAACATTGTTGCTCCTACCATACTGGAAGAAAAACCGGTTGAAAGTGTCGCTGGTGTTCCGGAACCGGAAGTTATTACAAAAGGCAAAAAAGATGAAACTGCCGAAGGTGCTGCTACAGTTGATGACAAAGGCAAAAAACCAGCTGAAACACCTGCTAAGAAGTAA
- a CDS encoding ribose-phosphate pyrophosphokinase, whose amino-acid sequence MDMRLKVFSGNANRSLAEAIAKELKIELGKALVGRFSDGEIQLKVEDNVRGADCFIIQPTCAPVNENIMELLIMADALRRASASRITAVMPYYGYARQDRKAEPRVPISSKLVANIIVASGVNRVLAMDLHASQIQGFFDIPVDHLYATPVLLSYFRAKKFSDLVVVSPDAGGVERARNFAKNLSADLAIVDKRRPRVNEAEIMNVIGEVNGKTAIILDDMVDTAGTLVKVAKAIKDKGAVRVMAACSHAILSGNAREKILNSDIEELVTTDSVPREQNGKDKIVTLSVAALLAEAISRVHNNESVSSLFVKERE is encoded by the coding sequence ATGGATATGCGCTTAAAAGTATTTTCTGGTAATGCAAATAGGTCCCTTGCCGAAGCAATAGCAAAAGAGCTTAAAATTGAGCTTGGCAAAGCACTTGTTGGTAGGTTTAGCGATGGAGAAATACAGCTAAAGGTTGAAGACAATGTTCGTGGTGCCGATTGTTTTATTATTCAGCCCACCTGTGCTCCTGTAAACGAAAATATAATGGAACTTTTAATTATGGCTGATGCTTTAAGGCGCGCTTCTGCTTCAAGAATTACCGCCGTAATGCCATACTATGGATATGCCCGCCAAGACAGAAAGGCAGAACCGCGTGTTCCAATTTCATCAAAACTTGTGGCAAATATAATAGTTGCATCGGGTGTTAACAGAGTTTTAGCTATGGACCTGCACGCAAGCCAAATACAAGGTTTTTTTGATATCCCGGTGGACCATCTTTATGCAACACCTGTTTTGCTTAGCTATTTTCGTGCTAAAAAGTTTAGCGACCTGGTAGTTGTATCTCCTGACGCAGGTGGTGTGGAAAGAGCCAGAAATTTTGCCAAAAATCTAAGTGCCGATCTTGCAATAGTTGATAAGCGTCGTCCAAGGGTAAATGAAGCCGAAATAATGAATGTTATAGGTGAAGTAAATGGCAAAACAGCTATAATACTAGACGATATGGTAGATACCGCAGGCACACTTGTAAAAGTTGCCAAAGCCATAAAAGATAAAGGTGCTGTGCGAGTGATGGCTGCCTGCTCGCATGCCATACTTTCTGGCAATGCAAGAGAGAAAATTTTAAACTCTGACATAGAAGAGCTTGTAACTACCGACTCTGTTCCAAGGGAGCAAAATGGCAAAGACAAAATTGTAACACTCTCAGTTGCCGCATTGCTCGCGGAAGCTATTAGTCGGGTTCACAATAACGAGTCTGTAAGTTCACTTTTTGTAAAAGAAAGAGAATAA
- the glmU gene encoding bifunctional UDP-N-acetylglucosamine diphosphorylase/glucosamine-1-phosphate N-acetyltransferase GlmU, giving the protein MKTNNPISVVILAAGEGTRMKSSLAKVLHKVAGKPMVEWVVSVAQVLKPSKTVVISGRDADALKSALSSSNVLFASQEKRLGSAHAVLQAKKLLGNFSGDILVLCADTPLVRKETLLQFVKEHNDSGNCASVLSCIRDNPFGYGRIIRDNSGVFKSIIEEKDANANQKAVKEINSGIYCFNSPLMWQFLSKIKTNNAKNEYYITDLIDILRTAGKKVGAFNLVGMEELLGINTRVELALAENIFTEKTLALLMLGGVTIIDTKNTYIEPGAKIGNDTVIHPGCVICGQTVIGKNCSIGPFSQISASTIGDNCSVKLSCVDGAVLKVGVKVGPFSNIRPKTILKNNVKVGNFSEIKKAVIGEGSKVNHLSYIGDALLGKNVNVGAGTITCNYDGKNKHVTEIADNVFVGSNVNFIAPVSVGKNALIAAGSTVTVDVPSKTLAIARAHQVNKKRKKI; this is encoded by the coding sequence ATGAAAACAAACAATCCAATCAGTGTTGTAATACTTGCCGCTGGCGAGGGGACAAGAATGAAATCGTCCCTTGCGAAGGTTTTACATAAGGTGGCAGGTAAGCCAATGGTTGAATGGGTAGTTAGTGTTGCTCAGGTATTAAAGCCGTCAAAAACTGTTGTTATTTCAGGCAGAGATGCTGATGCTCTTAAAAGCGCGCTATCAAGCTCAAATGTTCTTTTTGCGAGTCAGGAAAAACGACTTGGTTCGGCTCATGCAGTCCTTCAGGCAAAAAAACTTCTCGGTAACTTTAGTGGGGATATTCTTGTTCTTTGTGCCGATACACCTTTAGTGCGCAAAGAAACTCTTTTGCAGTTTGTAAAAGAACACAACGACTCTGGTAATTGCGCTTCTGTACTTTCCTGCATAAGGGACAATCCTTTTGGTTATGGCAGAATTATAAGAGATAATTCTGGTGTTTTTAAATCGATTATAGAGGAAAAAGACGCCAACGCAAACCAAAAGGCAGTAAAAGAAATAAACAGCGGGATTTATTGTTTTAATAGCCCATTAATGTGGCAGTTTCTCTCTAAAATAAAAACAAACAATGCCAAAAATGAATATTATATTACTGACTTAATTGACATTTTAAGAACTGCCGGCAAAAAAGTTGGAGCTTTTAATCTTGTCGGAATGGAAGAATTGCTTGGCATAAACACAAGAGTTGAGCTTGCGCTTGCGGAAAACATATTTACAGAAAAAACACTTGCATTGCTTATGCTCGGCGGTGTAACTATTATAGATACAAAAAATACTTATATAGAGCCGGGCGCAAAAATTGGCAATGATACGGTAATACATCCCGGCTGTGTTATTTGTGGGCAAACCGTTATTGGCAAAAATTGTTCTATCGGTCCGTTTTCTCAAATAAGTGCTTCAACAATTGGCGATAATTGTAGTGTTAAATTATCTTGTGTTGACGGGGCTGTGCTTAAAGTTGGTGTTAAGGTTGGGCCTTTCTCAAATATAAGGCCAAAGACTATATTAAAAAATAATGTAAAGGTTGGCAACTTTAGCGAAATAAAAAAGGCCGTTATAGGTGAGGGTTCAAAAGTTAACCACTTATCATATATTGGTGATGCGCTTTTAGGTAAAAATGTTAATGTTGGCGCTGGCACAATAACTTGCAACTATGATGGCAAAAATAAACATGTTACTGAGATAGCAGACAATGTTTTTGTTGGCTCAAATGTAAATTTTATAGCTCCTGTAAGCGTTGGTAAAAATGCGTTAATAGCTGCCGGCTCTACTGTAACGGTAGATGTTCCAAGCAAAACTCTTGCAATTGCAAGAGCGCATCAGGTAAATAAAAAAAGAAAAAAAATTTAA
- a CDS encoding SpoVG family protein, with protein sequence MKITEVRVFLREDEKLKAYAAVIFDGVFAVHNLRIVKAEKGLIVCMPSRKKNDGKFIDIAHPITNDFRDELEKAVLAAYEAKLKEPVPTPTV encoded by the coding sequence ATGAAAATTACCGAAGTGAGAGTTTTCTTAAGAGAAGATGAGAAGCTTAAAGCTTATGCTGCCGTTATTTTTGACGGAGTTTTTGCGGTGCACAATCTAAGAATTGTAAAGGCAGAAAAAGGTTTAATTGTTTGTATGCCATCGCGCAAAAAAAATGATGGAAAGTTTATAGATATAGCCCACCCAATTACAAATGATTTCAGAGATGAATTAGAAAAAGCAGTTCTTGCAGCGTATGAAGCAAAGCTTAAAGAGCCGGTTCCGACTCCGACGGTTTAA